The genomic DNA GTATGCCGTTGAGGTCATTTGATCTCGCACATGGCGCCACCCACTTGCTTCATGTTTGGAACATGTTTGGTTGAACGAGTCCTTGACGTTCTGGTGCTGTTTCTCTGAATGAAATGACAATCTGCAAGTACCAAGCAGTGTTGTAATTGTAGAGAGCTTCATAGATTAAGTACTCCCGTGCTAAATTGCTGCCACTGCACAACCGGAGATGTCTCTTTCCACGATGGTTCAATCAACTGGCAATGTTTAATTTCTGCATGTTTTGGAAAAAGAGGGCATTGGTTCTACAAGACTGTTGACGAGACTGGAATACCATGCTACCGGCTTTTTCTACCGAACCGAACATGCGTGCACATGACCGGCCCTTCGTGGAGATCTAGTTTCAAATTATGAATATATGTGTTCAAATATGAAACTTTGAATCACTTCTCTTTGTTTGCTTGAGCTTGACACTCGCCGTTCTCCAAGTGGCTCAACTTGCGTTCCAGCCTGCCATCCAGGTACAAGGTACTTCCCATCACATCAGTTGGCCGACACATCTCGACTCAATAATCAATCCGTCTTAATTTTCCACTGAGGAAAAAAATAATCAATCCATCTGGTCAGTCAGACGAGACCACAGTGTCAGTGTGTGTTTTCCAAATTCGTGGGCCTAAAAGAGCTATGAGCTTCGACCAGGCCTATACAAAATACATTCGTGGGCCTAAATAAAGAGTTTCTATCGAGGCCCAGTACTATAATTTTGGTAGGAGGATACGTACTATTTTATTCCGTCCCAATTAATCCTGGCCGCACGTTGGATAATCACCCCCTCGGGCCTCTGCAAACAGTACAAGGCAAAAGAGAAACTAGTGGCTTTGCTCTTCTGCTCTTGCGTCACTCGACGTGGAGCTCCGGCGAGCGCGAGAAAAATCACATGGCCTTGCACCACTCGGGTCCCGCTACCTCTGCACTGACCACCGGCCACCGCGGCagtagcgccgccgccaccgccgtcctcctccggccAACGACAGAGTCTCGCAGCCGTCTCCGGTTGCACGCGCGGAAGCCAGCAGCTGAGTCCCGTGCCGCGGGAGCCGATACCGACACGTCCTCCCGCTCGGAGAACGCCGTGCTCAAGGCCGCCTGGTACGGCTCtgagctcctcggcatcgccGCGTCGCTGCTCCGGCCGGCGCCGTCTTCTACGGAGGGGGACGCTGGCGGTGATGCGaagggaggcgcggcggtgtCCCTGGACCACGCGGGAGTGGTCGAGGCAATCAAGGATGACTTTGAGCGGTCGTACTTCGTCACAGGTCTGGAACAGTTTCTGACGAAATTTTCTCTGATGAACTGATGAACAATCGCTGACACGAGGGAAAACGTGTTCGCTTTCGTTCTTTTCGCAGGGAATCTCACGCTGAGGGCTTACGAGGAGGACTGCGAGTTCGCCGATCCAGCGGGTTCGTTCAGAGGCCTGCGGCGCTTCAAACGGAACTGCACCAACTTTGGGTCTCTGCTGGAGAAGTCCAACATGGAGCTCACCAAATGGGAGGACCTGGAAGTACGTCGTGCATTTCCAGAAACTCAATTTTGTAGTTATAAATAAACCTTTGTCATGTGTGTTGCGGTTACTTTCTGATTGCAAAAACACTGATCTGTGCTGCTTGCTCCTCGCTGCCTCTGGTTGCAGGATAAATCAATTGGGCACTGGCGTTTCAGCTGCGTCATGTCGTTCCCGTGGAGGCCTATTCTGTCAGGTAATTGTTCCGAGTTCACGCCTCAATCTTTACGTCCCAAAGAATTGTTGATTCTGACAATTTTGTTTATACTCGCTCATTCCCTGACATGGTGTTTACTGTCATCCTTATTCAGCAACCGGATACACGGAATACTACTTCGATGCTGAATCAGGGAAAGTGTGCAGGTACTAAAAACTTCCGTGTCTGTCGATATTCAGGAGCATCAAAAGCATGTTGGTTGCTCGCTACAGGATGTTCCTATGCATGTGTGACGAGTACTGAGTACTGACAGCTTACTTCTTGTCATCTAGGCATGTCGAGAACTGGAACGTTCCCAAGATGGCGCTCCTGCGGCAGATTTTCAGGCCAAGCCGATGGATCTGGGAGAAGCGCGCTGGCTAAAGCCTCATGGCAAATGCGTTCACCCGTGTAGGGATCACAACAGTATGTTTATGCTCCAAAAATGTACCGTACGTACGTAGAGCTGTAAAATACACTAGGGATCATATCGCATGTGCCAAATTACAAATGTTAGTAACTTAGGAAAAACAAATTTACATATCGGACTTATATGATCGGGGGAAGTTGGCTACCTCTGTGCCTCTGGGCCTGCAAGTGAAGCAggattttaagagtttaggcCCATCTCGGTCCGTATTCTAGAACCTTTTTGAATTCTCTGATCCGACCATATTTCGTCGCGGGCCTGGCCCATGTTACAAGACAGGGCCTTCTAGGGTTTCTTCTTCTCTCGACGGCTTTATAAGCAGAGGGGCTCTGGAGTTGAGAGGCGTGGGCGTATCGCGGCGTTGGCTGCGGACTGCAATGGCGGCTGTCTCTCTTCTGTTCCATCTCGAACCACCAGGGATTTATTCATCTTGCTTCTTTCTTCATTATTCATCTTGTTTCGATCTTCATCCGATTCTTCCTGCAATTTCTGCGATTCGTTTGGTTTCCTTTCTTTTGCATGAATGGTGTTGCTGGTCAGATGATGAGAGTATAACTGCAACAATATGATCCACGATCTGATTCTTAGTATTTAAGTCTCTGATGATCTCTTTCCTGCCATTGCTAATGCTTTTTTTTCCCTATCGTTTTCCGCTTTTCCTTTCCGTTTTTGAATCTGGATCTGCGCTGGAtctgatgaagaaaagattggTCCGTGTTTCTGATTTTTCAGTGACTGATATCCAACTCTATTTTCCTTCTGATCCCAAGCAGACGATTCTGTATTGGTCTCTTTGCATGTCTCTTCGAATGTTTACCTCATTGCGATGATGATTTATGAATAAACTTCGCATGTCAGACTTCGGAGATGCTTCTGGCATCCATGAGAAGATGTTTCATACCACTGAGCAATACGTATCTTCCTCTCATGTAGACAGGAAAATGTCGATTTTTTCGGTGACGTTACTGGTGGTGAATTATAATGGCAGAATGCCAGACATGGTATAGATAGAACCTGGAACTTAGAATCAGCAGTACTAAATAAGCAAATGTAACCATGGTGTTTAGATCTTAACTACAGATCGAACAAGCATGATATCTGATTGAATTCGATGAGCTTAAGCTCTTGTAATTTATTTATTGGCTTTGTCATTTGTCTTTTTTTATGCTGGATACTATTCAAATCAAACAGAGCACTATATTTGATTGCATTCGATAACTATAATCTTTAAATTAAGCTTTTGCCATTTATCCATTGAAAGATTAAAGAAAACAATTTTTCATTTTTACCATTCGTATATTTTAGAGACCTTTTTTTGGGCCGGATCCTCTTTGATATTGTTTGCGACATTTCGAAATCGGTAAATTTCGTCAGTAGCAGGTGCTGTAGCAGATGGGTATTTGTGAATTGTTAAAGCGAGTTCATGGGTTGAATGGAAATAATTAGAAGATGAGGCCGGTGGAGTTGAATGGGAAGATAGAAAAAGACGAATACATGCTCCAATCCCTACTCTCCAACTGTGACCCATAAAAACTGGTTTGTGCTCTTGAAATAATTCACAAACTGATATGATCGACCGCTATTTCACACACTGACACATCGAATAGGCAGCAAGTTGCTTTTTCAACCATTGCAATTTGTAGGTTCTCTCTAGACTCTAACTAATCAACTAATCTAGCATAAAAAGAAACCTTAATTACCTTTCTTTTAGATTATTACTAAAAATAATTACTCTACTAAGCTGTACAGTAATAAATCTATAAACAGACGCGGtggcaaaacagagttaggttTAGATTTGGCTGTGATGGGAGAGGTGTGGGCCGGGCCCGAGAGTGCTACAGGCCTAAATCctccgaccaccaccaccattgctCAACTGTCGCACATCCCGTTCTGGCAAGCAATCTTTCTGTTGCCGGGAAGAAATCAGTGGTCGCTTTCAGGCTTTAGTCACAAGCTGTAAAAGTAGTGGCCTTTGCTATACTGATGTGAGACCAAGTAACTACACCATTTGGACTCCTAGTGTGATCTATGAAGATTTTTCACGCCTGTCGTAGCTTAGGATTGGATGGCACAAGCAGGCTGGCTCCTCTTGCCAGTGGCCGTGCAAGTTAAATTTGTTAACGTACAGCTGCTTATTATTGTCTAAAATAAGGCAATTCGGAGCACGTTTAAGCCTAATAACAAAGTAGGGCAAGTAAGACTGAAGGTTTTCTGAAGAGTTGCTGTCCTGTCACACTAGTTAGCCATGGTTCACACTTTGTGATTTCGACATGCTTACTGTTCATGATTCAAACACTACGGTGTAGTGTCTGTCTAGTTCGTGTACGATGCGAATTCTAAACAACTGCAAGCTCAGCTAATCAAATCGGCGCATTGTTCAAGAATAGTTTCTGCTGGCACGACAACACACCAACCGAGCGACACTGCAGGATTTCAAGTACGAAAATTTTGAACGATCTGACGCCTGTGGGATCAAAATGCTTTAAAGAGCGCTGGATAGCACCTCAAACAGattgaaagaaaaacaaatgatGGTGTGCAATCATGTCTACCAGAGGGATTGGTTTACATAGATTTATGGCAGACCAGAGAAACAACGTTTGAGCCGATTTCGCCTTTTTTTCGAGAACACATAGGAAGACTGCACGTCAATTCACTGATAAGTGGAAAGTTACAGAGCTAGTAAACTGCAATAGAAGCAACCAATATCAGATCAGTAAAGtaatactccatccattccaaattataggttattttggGGTTCATAGATGTTGCTATACATCTGGATATACTACTTTATCTGgatacataacaaaatctatgaacatgaaaaaaccaaaacaacctacattttAGACCGGAGTAAAAAAgcaaaatgacctacattttggaacggggTGAATAAGAAGAGGCAATTAGTGATAGATAGTTTCGAGATGGAAAATTAAGAGGAGGGTTAGCTGTGGTCCTAATTATACACCACAAAAGATTCTGAAATGGCCTCCTCGTGCCTTTTTGCACACATCCTGGTTCATGTGGTGGTTGACCCATCGACATTGCCGATCGTGTGATGTGTCCAGCGTGCTCCACACTCACATCAAGCTCTATAAGTAGCTATCTAACACTCCCACGCCAGCTTGGCACGCCAGAGATCAGAACACAAGCTCAGCACAGGACCACCTGTAAGCTAAGCCAGGAAAAgggcaaggaagaagaagatgagcagcggcggtggccggagcTCCCTCGGCTACCTCTTCCAGCCGGAGGAAACAAGTCCGTATCACACGACGGCCAAATCCAACCAGGAAACCGAGAAGACTACTCCAGATACCAACAGCAGCAGTGTCAAGGATGACAACAAGATGATCGGAGCTGGAGCCGATAAAGAACCACCACAGCTTCCTCCACCGAATAGAGAAGTCTCGAACCCGATACTCTCGTCTAACAGATCTCCTTGCAACATCTACCATACCAGCCAGCTAAGCTACAACAACTCTGGATTTCTTATCACTGTGAGTAATCGACTCCATTTCATCAATAATCTTATACACGCAGCTGCATGTTGGGATGAACAGATCTGCGTATATGTGTTCCATCAGAGTTCGGATATGGCATAACATGAGCTGCATATATGTGTTCCTTCTATGCTTGTGTTTTTAGGACCGACCATCGACGAGGGTACGCTGTGCACCAGGAGGGCCGTCGTCGCTTGGGTTTCTGTTCGGAGAGGAGCATGAGAAGTGATAGATCTCGTCAGTGCTAATCTACAAGAGAGTATGGCTGCATGTGTATGCACCGATTTTCTTGGATTTCATCAGAATACTGGAAAGGCGATCTGATTTACATAGGGTGGCTGTGGCATGCGTCTTCTTTTTATGTTTGCGCGGTCTGTGTGTATATTTATGTTTGTTATTATTTATTTGGTAATGCGGTGTTGAAAGGATGTTTCAAATTTGTCATATAAAATCGTTGCTGCCCGAGCATAAGTTAtatggaaatttgagttaaaGGTGGACATTCAAATATGATACTACTCTCAAGATTCTCGATTCGCAAATAGGTAATATTTTCATTTCATGCAGTCAATCAATCTAAACTCTTAACACAAAGAAGATTATTTGTCCCCAAAAGCAGTTTTAAAACATTATAATGTTTCTTTATGTTTTGTGGTTTAGGGACTGTGCCATTGTCACTTGTTTTATTACGGTCTTGTTAGTATATTCTCTTGGGTTTAAATGTGTTCATAagattttgtttttcttgttttttataTGATGTAATATATGCTATAAAGCTAATATATATAAGAAGAATGCAAACGAAGCTAAATTTGATAATAATTTAATTTAAGACTTTTGTAATTAGATAAGTTCATTCAACAAGGTATAAATTTATGAGGGAGGGATGTATCCGCACTCCTCTATGGCAAAAGATCAAAGGTCATTTTAAACATATCTTGCTAAAAACAAAACGATGGGGGAAATGGGAATATGCTTTGAATATTTGATCAAGTGGTGGCACATGACTCACTTATGTCTCGAGAGCATTGGTTTTGTTTGCGAGATAAATCCAAGATAAACCTCatagctcaaaaaaaaaaacccaaaacCATATGCTCTATATGAGTTATCCTACATGGTGCTGGACCTAATGTTTGGAATGGGTTATTAGCCGATATTTCCGCTTGCTTTTGCTAATTTGAGCACGGGTAATTTGCTCCTATGGCAAACTAGGAGAAATAAAACTCTTATATGCCAATGTCATTCCAGTGATTGTCAGAGGTGGAGGGTGAGTAAAATGCAAGACGGGGCCAAGATGTAGCCAAGTGACCCCATTGAATTTTTCATATGAGATTGATCATATATGTTGATTGTAAAATTTTTATAATTTCTCTCCTCTAGAACAAAAGGGTTAAAAAACATTATAAGATATTGCCAAAACAACAATCAAGGACGGTGGAGCGTGAGTAAAATGCGATGGGTCCAAGATGTAGCCAAGTGCCATTGAATTTTCGTATGGATTTGATCATATATGTTGATTGTAAAACTTTGATAACTTCTTTGCTAAAAAATATTGTAAGATATTTCCAAAACAGCAATCAAGGAGTGACCATCCGAGGGTTTTCCTTTTGTGGCTTATTGGCCTACCATAAGTCACACTATGCCTATCAAGAATCGACAAATTTTTAGATGAATAAGATAATGATATTAACCAAACGAAAATAAAATTTCTCATGGTAGGTCCACCGACGGTATAGTCTCAATTTTTCGATAGTAAGCCATTATCATGACAATTTTGATAGATTGAGAAGACTACCGCACCAGTTAGGTTGTCGGTTGATCGGTATGAAAATATGCAAAGTCTCTCACCTTTCTCATCAATGCAAATAGTTAACCCAACTTTTATTGTGTTGCTACTTTGCTAGAGTGTTTTTTCACTCGATGATGGCGGAGATGAGCAAAAACCTAGTTTTGGTAAATAATTAATTACACTGATTCTCAGACAAGAAATGTGCAACAGTTACACTTTTCTTGTCTACATAAAGTTACCCCGATTTTTATAGTGTTGCTGATGTACTTTATTCACTTGAGGAGATTAAAGATGAGCAAATATACACTAATTCATTCATCTCAGGCCAGTTTTGCTGCCTTGGTCGGAATGATTTATTTCTGTTTCTTAAAACAGCACAGGACCTGTCTTGGGCCAGATGAAATACAAATTAATCAGGCCGACAACAGCTCACATGGGCTCCAAACGCTAGGCCCAATGGGCATAATTCATAGAGGCCTTCCTCCTCTTTGGTGGTGTGTGTGGTTTGCTTCTTATCGTCGAAATCGCAGGCACGATGTGGATAGCTGATGCCTATGATCATGGTTCATTGATTACCAAATCTCGCTGACGCTGATCCCACGCCTACAAGAAGAGGACATTCCGTGTCAGTGACAGAAAGAGCAGGGAAGGATCTCCATCACACGAGtacacgacgagccgacgaccaGGCCGCTTCTGTCCACCGTTTTTCCTCCGGCTTTTTCTTCGTTCGCCGGTGCACTTTTTCCGGCCCCATTTCGTGGCGGCGGGGGACAACAGGTCGACGACCCCGGCCAACGGCTACAGTTACACGGGCATCAGCCCTCGTGGCCGTGCCGTCGTGGGTTGCCAAGTTGCATCCCGGgccaggagaggagggaggggcagGGGAGGCGAGAGCGTGTTACCGCCCTCGGCCACACAACCGGTCACAGGCGCAGCCACTGTACACGGTACAAAGTTGCCTGGATCATGCAAGCCTGGCCGTGCGTTTCGAGTGTGGTGCTGGAGCTGCCCGTGTTCTGCACCCGGTAGATCATCATGCCTCGGAAGTGATATACGACAAAGTTGTTGGTCTCAAATAGATTCGGGACCAAACAGCAAAGAACATTTGGAAGACAAACACCAAGCTTTCTATTAAAAAGTCGTATCTGAGTGGGGTTCTTCTTTTGTGACAAGGGTCGGACTACCTTACATTTCAGAAATACCCTTATCCAACTACTACATTTCAATAATATATTGTATATTAACATCAAAACAGTGCATGTGTAACTTAAATTTCTCTTTGTGATCACACTTCTCATGCCGTTCGCCTCCTATCCTCGGGGCTTTCCACGCAGGTTTTCGGTTCATGACAACCTCAAGCGTTGAGGTTAGGATTTCCCTCATTGCCCGAGGCTTTTATCCTGCCTTGCATTTACGCGCCGATCTTAGTAAATAACCTTAGAGCAATCTTCGATGTCTcgaatcctgcaa from Setaria italica strain Yugu1 chromosome VII, Setaria_italica_v2.0, whole genome shotgun sequence includes the following:
- the LOC101756702 gene encoding uncharacterized protein LOC101756702 — its product is MALHHSGPATSALTTGHRGSSAAATAVLLRPTTESRSRLRLHARKPAAESRAAGADTDTSSRSENAVLKAAWYGSELLGIAASLLRPAPSSTEGDAGGDAKGGAAVSLDHAGVVEAIKDDFERSYFVTGNLTLRAYEEDCEFADPAGSFRGLRRFKRNCTNFGSLLEKSNMELTKWEDLEDKSIGHWRFSCVMSFPWRPILSATGYTEYYFDAESGKVCRHVENWNVPKMALLRQIFRPSRWIWEKRAG